In one window of Amblyomma americanum isolate KBUSLIRL-KWMA chromosome 9, ASM5285725v1, whole genome shotgun sequence DNA:
- the LOC144103687 gene encoding uncharacterized protein LOC144103687, with product MPPSSKQYTLVGFSPELDWRPLTFLKPIPANRVCCACGLVRRRTVLLPCMHVLCECCYEQCEQDGFNDCPLDGDHCEKDEVALLDFTADDLLRKEVKCWNEGSGCEYATAASRISHHFRLECEHHSVRCPRCSATILGTDVCKHLRSASCNTSTPPASESQVPAGQVDEAASLASFRGAFESQAREITAHLRPMAVDTSTNGDRLSEISHGINTLKETLRQELTSSIGQNHEEIMSSNAELKEECLATCRETVNTSFRIFDETISDKMSGIRADLSQTADSIEQVKTELMESDQKSLQTVPNGRRESALQVTQCEFFVRGVKSLHEEARMLGRADYDSEEVYLRGYCMSPGVAFLIREASMSMCRPAQLWMKYTLHKGDMDNDVQWPFQHRIRMSVIHPEGTADHVLEVETNSHHPANQRPRTSSCQACYFPGCFSLGDLIRHGYVDNDQLRIKFELLP from the exons ATGCCTCCCTCAAGCAAGCAGTACACGCTGGTCGGGTTCTCCCCGGAGCTCGACTGGAGGCCCCTGACCTTCCTGAAGCCTATTCCAGCCAACCGGGTGTGCTGCGCCTGCGGTCTGGTGCGCAGGAGGACAGTGTTGCTGCCCTGCATGCACGTGCTGTGCGAGTGCTGCTACGAACAGTGCGAGCAGGACGGCTTCAATGACTGTCCTCTGGACGGCGACCACTGCGAAAAGGACGAGGTCGCTCTGTTGGACTTCACTGCTGACGATCTCCTGAGGAAAGAG GTCAAGTGCTGGAATGAAGGCAGTGGCTGCGAGTACGCGACTGCAGCTTCAAGGATATCCCATCATTTCCGGTTGGAATGTGAACACCACTCGGTCCGTTGTCCCAGGTGCTCGGCCACCATTCTTGGCACAGACGTGTGCAAGCATCTCCGGTCGGCCTCTTGCAACACTTCGACGCCTCCCGCATCCGAAAGCCAAGTTCCAGCGGGTCAAGTGGATGAGGCAGCATCGTTGGCTTCTTTCAGAGGAGCCTTTGAATCTCAGGCGCGTGAAATCACAGCTCATCTGAGGCCAATGGCTGTTGATACCAGCACGAATGGGGACCGATTAAGTGAAATCTCTCATGGCATAAACACACTGAAGGAGACACTGCGTCAAGAACTAACGTCTTCAATAGGACAGAATCACGAGGAAATAATGTCCTCGAACGCTGAACTCAAAGAAGAATGTTTAGCCACCTGCAGAGAGACTGTTAACACTTCCTTCAGAATCTTCGACGAAACAATAAGCGATAAAATGAGTGGAATCCGAGCCGACTTGTCGCAGACTGCAGATAGCATTGAACAAGTCAAGACTGAATTGATGGAAAGCGATCAAAAATCATTGCAAACCGTCCCCAATGGGCGTAGAGAGAGTGCATTACAAGTGACGCAGTGCGAGTTTTTTGTTCGAGGCGTGAAGTCTCTTCATGAGGAGGCGAGGATGCTGGGCAGGGCTGATTATGACAGCGAGGAGGTGTACCTGCGCGGCTACTGTATGTCTCCTGGAGTCGCATTCTTGATACGAGAGGCATCGATGTCGATGTGCAGACCCGCACAGTTGTGGATGAAGTACACTCTGCACAAGGGCGACATGGACAACGATGTCCAGTGGCCATTCCAGCACAGGATCCGGATGAGTGTAATTCATCCGGAGGGAACCGCAGACCATGTGCTGGAAGTTGAAACAAACTCGCACCACCCAGCTAATCAAAGACCAAGAACATCAAGTTGTCAGGCTTGTTACTTTCCTGGATGTTTTTCCCTCGGAGATCTCATTCGTCACGGATACGTAGATAATGACCAGCTTCGGATAAAGTTCGAGCTGCTGCCTTGA